The genome window GCGTGGTTCTACGAGCAGCCGATCACGCTCGAGGACCACCAGGCGTCGCGCTGGATCGTCGAGCCGCTGCACCTGCTCGACTGCTGCCAGGAGAGCGACGGCGCGCAGGCGCTGCTGGTGACGACGCCCGAACGCGCGCGTGACCTCCCGCACCCGCCCGCGATCGTGAACAGCGCCGCGCAGGGCGCGGGCGACGACCAGGACATGATGACGAGCTACTACCGCCCGTCGATCACGGGCCTGCCCGAGATGGGGCTCGTCGCGCGGCAGCTGTGGAACACCACCGGTCTCGGCCCCGAGGACATCCAGACCGCGGTCATCTACGACCACTTCACGCCGCTCGCGCTCCCGCAGCTGGAGGAGTTCGGGTTCTGCGCGCGCGGCGAGGCGAAGGACTTCGTCGCCAACGGCAACATCGAGCTCGGCGGCCGCCTCCCCGTCAACACGCACGGTGGGCAGCTCGGCGAGGCGTACATCCACGGGATGAACGGCATCGCCGAAGGGGTGCGCCAGGTGCGCGGCACGTCGGTGAACCAGGTGCCCGACGTCGAGCACGTCCTCGTCACCGCGGGCACGATGGTCCCGACCAGCGCGCTGATCCTCGGCGTCGACCGGTAGCCGCCGGCCGCCGACAATCAGGAGGGCGGCGCGGTCGCCGACGTGCCGCGGGACCGGTACTGGTCCTGCCACTCCTTCGGCGGCGGGTCGGCCCGCTTGGCGCCGGCACCGAACATGCGGGGGATCTCGTGCGCGAGGTCGGCGACGGTCCAGCCGGCGTCGTGCCGTTCGACG of Acidimicrobiia bacterium contains these proteins:
- a CDS encoding lipid-transfer protein — translated: MSERNSLKDAGAIVGIGATEFSKNSERSELRLACEAVQAAIEDAGLRPDQVDGMVTYTADTNPEIEIARSLGIGELTFFSRVHHGGGAACGTVQQAVLAVNAGVADYVVCYRAFNERSGNRFGAGVQGRAPVANAEMAHFSWYSPFGLLTPAQWVAMFARRYMHEFGATSEDFGRIAVADRKHAATNPKAWFYEQPITLEDHQASRWIVEPLHLLDCCQESDGAQALLVTTPERARDLPHPPAIVNSAAQGAGDDQDMMTSYYRPSITGLPEMGLVARQLWNTTGLGPEDIQTAVIYDHFTPLALPQLEEFGFCARGEAKDFVANGNIELGGRLPVNTHGGQLGEAYIHGMNGIAEGVRQVRGTSVNQVPDVEHVLVTAGTMVPTSALILGVDR